The following coding sequences lie in one Pseudoxanthomonas sp. SE1 genomic window:
- a CDS encoding cytochrome bc complex cytochrome b subunit yields the protein MANIITRTADGVMDWFNARAPGFMPVYRKHMSEYYAPKNFNIWYIFGVLSIVVLVNQILTGIFLTMHFKPSAAEAFASVEYIMRDVEWGWLIRYMHSTGASLFFIVVYIHMFRGLMYGSYQKPRELVWILGMLIYLVLMAEAFLGYVLPWGQMSFWGAKVIISLFGAIPVIGNGLTEWIMGDYLPSDATLNRFFALHVIALPLVLLLLVVLHIFALHEVGSNNPDGVEIKKGPKGNRWSPTAPADGVPFHPYYTVKDGFYVGGFLIIAAFIVFFAPAMGGWFLEHDNFTEANKLVTPAHIKPVWYYTPYYAMLRVVPHKLSGVLVMFGAIAILFLVPWLDRAKVKSYRYRGLMSKVLLGLFAISFVWLGKIGAGPGTDPVETIIGRFLTAFYFLFFLTMPIWTKIDKTKPVPERVTTHD from the coding sequence ATGGCGAACATCATTACCCGCACCGCCGATGGCGTGATGGACTGGTTCAACGCGCGCGCGCCGGGCTTCATGCCCGTGTACCGCAAGCACATGAGCGAGTACTACGCGCCCAAGAACTTCAACATCTGGTACATCTTCGGTGTGCTGTCGATCGTGGTGCTGGTCAACCAGATCCTGACCGGCATCTTCCTGACGATGCACTTCAAGCCGAGCGCGGCGGAAGCCTTCGCCTCGGTCGAATACATCATGCGCGACGTGGAGTGGGGCTGGCTGATCCGCTACATGCACAGCACCGGTGCCTCGTTGTTCTTCATCGTGGTCTACATCCACATGTTCCGCGGCCTGATGTACGGCTCGTACCAGAAGCCGCGCGAGCTGGTGTGGATCCTCGGCATGCTGATCTACCTGGTGCTGATGGCCGAAGCCTTCCTGGGCTACGTACTGCCGTGGGGCCAGATGTCGTTCTGGGGCGCGAAGGTCATCATCTCGCTGTTCGGCGCCATTCCGGTGATCGGCAACGGCCTGACCGAGTGGATCATGGGCGACTACCTGCCCAGCGACGCCACGCTCAACCGCTTCTTCGCGCTGCATGTCATCGCGCTGCCGCTGGTGCTGCTGCTGCTGGTGGTGCTGCACATCTTCGCGCTGCATGAAGTCGGCTCGAACAACCCCGATGGCGTCGAGATCAAGAAGGGCCCGAAGGGCAACCGCTGGTCGCCGACCGCCCCGGCGGACGGCGTGCCGTTCCACCCGTACTACACGGTCAAGGACGGTTTTTACGTCGGCGGCTTCCTGATCATCGCGGCGTTCATCGTGTTCTTCGCGCCCGCGATGGGCGGCTGGTTCCTGGAGCACGACAACTTCACCGAGGCCAACAAGCTGGTCACGCCGGCGCACATCAAGCCGGTGTGGTACTACACGCCCTACTACGCGATGCTGCGCGTGGTTCCGCACAAGCTCAGTGGCGTGCTGGTGATGTTCGGCGCCATCGCGATCCTGTTCCTGGTGCCTTGGCTGGACCGCGCGAAGGTGAAGTCCTACCGCTACCGTGGCCTGATGTCCAAGGTGCTGCTGGGCCTGTTCGCGATCAGCTTCGTCTGGCTGGGCAAGATCGGCGCCGGCCCGGGCACGGACCCGGTGGAAACCATCATCGGCCGCTTCCTGACCGCGTTCTACTTCCTGTTCTTCCTGACCATGCCGATCTGGACCAAGATCGACAAGACCAAGCCAGTGCCCGAGCGGGTGACGACGCATGACTAA
- a CDS encoding cytochrome c1, which yields MTKTFASRLAVFASGLLISFTAFAAGGGATLQAGNDLSDRASLQRGAQLYMNYCAGCHSLKYMRYSRMAEDLGLTEDEVMKNLNFTGAKFGEQVQVSMPAAGGEKWFGKMPPDLSVISRVRGSDWIYTYLKSFYLDESRPLGWNNKLFPNASMPNPLWELQGLQHAEFGPVDPATGERHVEGLKVAQAGRQSAQEFDQTARDITNFLEYVGEPAALKRQSIGVWVILFLAALTFLAYLLKQEYWKDVH from the coding sequence ATGACTAAGACTTTCGCCTCTCGCCTAGCTGTCTTCGCCAGCGGGTTGCTGATCTCGTTCACTGCCTTCGCTGCCGGCGGCGGCGCCACGCTCCAGGCCGGCAACGACCTGAGCGACCGCGCCTCGCTGCAGCGCGGCGCGCAGCTGTACATGAACTACTGCGCGGGCTGCCACTCGCTGAAGTACATGCGCTACTCGCGCATGGCCGAGGATCTGGGCCTGACCGAAGACGAGGTGATGAAGAACCTCAACTTCACCGGCGCCAAGTTCGGCGAGCAGGTGCAGGTATCCATGCCCGCCGCGGGCGGCGAGAAGTGGTTCGGCAAGATGCCGCCGGACCTGAGCGTGATCTCGCGCGTGCGTGGCAGCGACTGGATCTACACCTACCTGAAGTCCTTCTACCTGGACGAATCGCGCCCGTTGGGCTGGAACAACAAGCTGTTCCCCAACGCCTCGATGCCCAACCCGTTGTGGGAGCTGCAGGGCCTGCAGCACGCCGAATTCGGCCCGGTCGATCCGGCCACCGGCGAGCGCCACGTCGAGGGTCTGAAGGTGGCGCAGGCCGGCCGCCAGAGCGCGCAGGAGTTCGACCAGACCGCGCGCGACATCACCAACTTCCTGGAGTATGTCGGCGAGCCGGCGGCCCTGAAGCGCCAGAGCATCGGCGTGTGGGTGATCCTGTTCCTGGCGGCGCTGACGTTCCTGGCCTACCTGCTGAAGCAGGAGTACTGGAAGGACGTCCACTAA
- a CDS encoding glutathione S-transferase N-terminal domain-containing protein encodes MAASPRMRNTLTLFSSTDDVLCHRVRLVLAAKGVSYDLVPVDPQNPPEDLIDLNPYHSVPTLVERDLVLYAASVVSEYLDERYPHPPLMPVDPLSRARLRLAMLRIEHDWVPQVQAIQLGNKQQVEAGRKRLKELLTASVPLFKASKFFLNPEMSLADCAMAPIIWRLPSLDVPLPKDGKAIEDYGNRIFRHPGFLRSLTDAERKLREIPA; translated from the coding sequence ATGGCTGCGAGTCCACGTATGCGCAATACACTGACGCTGTTTTCTTCCACCGATGACGTGCTCTGCCACCGCGTGCGGCTGGTGCTCGCCGCCAAGGGTGTCAGCTACGACCTCGTGCCGGTGGATCCGCAGAATCCGCCCGAAGACCTCATCGATCTGAATCCCTACCATTCCGTGCCCACCCTGGTGGAGCGCGACTTGGTCCTGTACGCCGCCTCCGTCGTCAGTGAGTACCTCGACGAGCGCTATCCCCATCCGCCCCTGATGCCGGTGGACCCGCTGTCGCGTGCGCGCCTGCGCCTGGCGATGCTGCGCATCGAGCACGACTGGGTCCCCCAGGTCCAGGCCATCCAGCTGGGCAACAAGCAGCAGGTCGAAGCGGGCCGCAAGCGCCTGAAGGAACTGCTGACCGCCTCGGTGCCGCTGTTCAAGGCGAGCAAGTTCTTCCTCAACCCCGAGATGAGCCTGGCCGACTGTGCGATGGCCCCGATCATCTGGCGCCTGCCTTCGCTCGATGTGCCGCTGCCGAAGGACGGCAAGGCGATCGAGGACTATGGCAACCGTATCTTCCGCCATCCCGGTTTCCTGCGCAGCCTGACGGATGCCGAGAGGAAGCTGCGCGAGATCCCGGCCTGA
- a CDS encoding ClpXP protease specificity-enhancing factor — MTDATPRMTSHRPYLLRALNEWIADNGMTPHLLVDATQAGVQVPASAVKEGKVVLNIAERAVVRLLIDNEAVSFTARFGGVSQAVYVPVSAVLAIYSRETGQGMALPDDVAHDPDAGGGDDDPPSAPDTPPDDDAPPPAGKRPPFLRVVK; from the coding sequence ATGACTGACGCCACGCCCCGCATGACCAGCCATCGCCCGTACCTGTTGCGGGCGCTGAACGAATGGATCGCCGACAACGGCATGACGCCCCATTTGCTGGTGGACGCCACGCAGGCGGGTGTCCAGGTGCCGGCCAGTGCAGTGAAGGAAGGCAAGGTGGTGTTGAACATCGCCGAACGTGCGGTGGTGCGGCTGTTGATCGACAACGAGGCCGTCAGCTTCACTGCGCGGTTCGGCGGGGTCAGCCAGGCCGTGTACGTGCCGGTCAGCGCCGTGCTGGCGATCTACTCGCGCGAAACCGGGCAGGGCATGGCGTTGCCCGACGACGTGGCACACGATCCCGATGCCGGTGGTGGTGACGATGACCCGCCGTCCGCTCCGGACACGCCACCCGATGACGACGCACCGCCGCCTGCCGGCAAGCGCCCGCCGTTCCTGCGCGTGGTGAAGTAG
- a CDS encoding DUF3301 domain-containing protein, with amino-acid sequence MSPLSALLWLIAAAAAFAYWNAARAAAERAGALGRNACQAAGVIWLDQSVHANGLRLRRGEDGWLGFERCFRFEYSHDGVDRHVGRLVLRKGELVSFVGPVARSVAPLDLH; translated from the coding sequence ATGTCTCCGTTGAGCGCCTTGTTGTGGTTGATCGCCGCAGCGGCGGCGTTCGCCTACTGGAATGCGGCGCGCGCCGCCGCCGAGCGCGCCGGCGCACTGGGCCGGAACGCCTGCCAGGCAGCCGGGGTCATCTGGCTGGACCAGAGCGTCCACGCGAACGGGCTCCGCCTGCGCCGTGGCGAAGATGGCTGGCTGGGATTCGAGCGCTGCTTCCGCTTCGAGTATTCCCACGACGGCGTAGATCGCCACGTGGGCCGCCTGGTGCTGCGCAAGGGCGAACTGGTCTCGTTCGTCGGGCCGGTGGCGCGCTCCGTGGCGCCACTCGATCTGCACTGA
- the nadC gene encoding carboxylating nicotinate-nucleotide diphosphorylase — protein sequence MSARPTPPDAGVIADDVARALAEDVGSGDATAALLPDVADIAYLLCKEEAVIAGQPWFDACHRALDPQVRIDWRFQDGDRVPAGTVLATLEGRARALVTAERSALNFMQTLTGTATVTAAYVDLVRGTGCTILDTRKTLPGLRQAQKYAVRCGGGQNHRMGLYDAVMLKENHVRAAGSLTAAIRAARHLHPSLPLIVEVETLLQLDEALAEGCDRILIDDFDAGTRREAVRRAKSAPYSGRIPLEVSGGVDLGTLRGIAADGVDFVSIGGLTKHVRAIDLSMKLGPAP from the coding sequence ATGAGCGCGCGCCCGACGCCACCCGACGCGGGCGTGATTGCCGACGACGTGGCGCGTGCGCTGGCCGAAGACGTCGGCAGCGGCGATGCCACGGCGGCCCTGCTTCCGGACGTCGCCGACATCGCCTACCTGCTGTGCAAGGAAGAGGCCGTCATCGCCGGCCAGCCCTGGTTCGATGCCTGCCACCGCGCGCTCGATCCACAAGTACGCATCGACTGGCGTTTCCAGGACGGCGACCGTGTGCCGGCCGGCACGGTGCTGGCCACGCTGGAAGGTCGCGCACGCGCGCTGGTAACTGCGGAGCGTTCGGCGCTCAACTTCATGCAGACGCTGACGGGAACGGCCACGGTGACGGCCGCTTACGTCGACCTCGTGCGCGGTACCGGCTGCACGATCCTGGATACGCGCAAGACCCTGCCAGGCCTGCGCCAGGCGCAGAAGTACGCGGTCCGCTGCGGTGGCGGGCAGAATCACCGCATGGGTCTGTACGACGCCGTGATGCTGAAAGAGAACCATGTCCGCGCGGCGGGGTCGCTTACCGCTGCGATCCGCGCGGCACGCCATCTGCACCCTTCGTTGCCGCTCATCGTCGAGGTGGAGACATTGTTGCAGCTGGATGAAGCGCTGGCGGAAGGCTGCGACCGCATCCTCATCGATGACTTCGATGCAGGTACGCGGCGCGAAGCGGTCCGCCGCGCCAAATCAGCGCCGTATTCCGGGCGCATTCCGCTGGAGGTCTCCGGCGGGGTCGATCTGGGCACGCTGCGTGGCATCGCCGCAGATGGCGTGGATTTCGTTTCCATCGGCGGACTGACCAAGCATGTCCGTGCCATCGACCTGTCGATGAAACTCGGCCCCGCGCCATGA
- a CDS encoding Trm112 family protein — MDRKLLDLLCCPATRQPLAMLDARSLDTLNHAISAGQVKRADDTAQTEPLREALVTHDRKIVYRVEDGIPVLLAEEAIATAQASDFASR, encoded by the coding sequence ATGGATCGCAAACTGCTCGACCTCCTCTGCTGCCCTGCCACCCGCCAGCCATTGGCCATGCTCGACGCCCGCAGCCTGGACACACTCAACCATGCGATCAGTGCGGGACAGGTCAAGCGTGCCGACGACACCGCCCAGACCGAACCCCTGCGCGAGGCACTGGTCACGCATGACCGCAAGATCGTCTACCGCGTCGAGGACGGCATCCCCGTGCTGCTGGCGGAAGAAGCGATCGCCACCGCGCAGGCCAGCGACTTCGCCAGCCGATGA
- the purE gene encoding 5-(carboxyamino)imidazole ribonucleotide mutase produces MTASVSSPVVGIVMGSRSDWETMQHAAQKLDALGVPYEVKVVSAHRTPDVLFSYADSAASRGLRAIIAGAGGAAHLPGMLAAKTAVPVLGVPVQSKALNGMDSLLSIVQMPAGIPVATFAIGNAGAANAGLFAAALLASGYPAIGAALAAFRARQTEDVMAHDDPRQPL; encoded by the coding sequence ATGACCGCCAGCGTTTCCAGCCCCGTGGTGGGCATCGTGATGGGTTCCCGCTCGGACTGGGAGACCATGCAGCATGCCGCGCAGAAACTGGATGCGCTGGGCGTTCCCTACGAAGTGAAGGTGGTATCGGCACACCGCACGCCGGACGTCCTCTTCTCATATGCGGACTCGGCCGCATCACGCGGGCTGCGCGCGATCATCGCCGGGGCGGGTGGCGCTGCGCACCTGCCGGGCATGCTGGCGGCGAAGACGGCGGTGCCGGTGCTTGGCGTGCCAGTGCAATCGAAGGCGCTCAACGGGATGGACTCGCTGCTGTCCATCGTGCAGATGCCGGCCGGTATACCGGTGGCGACATTCGCGATCGGCAATGCAGGCGCCGCCAATGCAGGCCTCTTCGCCGCCGCCCTGCTGGCGTCCGGATATCCGGCCATCGGCGCCGCGCTTGCCGCCTTCCGTGCGCGCCAGACCGAGGATGTGATGGCGCACGACGATCCCCGCCAGCCGCTATGA